The Papaver somniferum cultivar HN1 chromosome 6, ASM357369v1, whole genome shotgun sequence genome segment tgagggagaagacctagactagagcaaggttgcctttcccatACGTGCCTATCtggttttagttttgttttggaTCTGGTTTCAATTGGATTTAAAAATTAAACTAGGTCTGCAAAAAGGGGGTTTTAAGGGTTGTCTTTTGTTGCCATTTTTCTATTTTATTAGACTCTCATGTGAATCTCATCATCTGATTTCTCATGTATATTTACAAGATGGCGTCAGTAGAGAAGAAAAATAGATTCAGATTTGCAGTATCTgtagagaagaaaaaaacacacGGACTGGCAAAAGATATTACGAAGGGGAAGCAGGATTGGACCTTTTTGCTGTGCTATCCCATTTCGGTTGCTTCGAAAAGAATTGTTGGCAAGATCTTGACGGCAATTGAGGGGATCGGCTTGGACATCATGGGTAAGTATACCATTCATGTATATttatttatctttaatttttcaattttcatGCATGCTGTTTGCCCTGCATTCTCAATTCATAgttatttgattttgtttgtgttttcagGGATGAGATTAATGTGCGCATCAGCAAAATTTCTTACTACACACTTCGACAGGGATGGTAGAAACCCTTGTCCGGGTGATTCTATGCTACATCTTACTCGCTATCCATTTATTGCTATGATATTGGTAGGTGAAGATGCTATTGAGAAGGCTCATCAGCTTACATCTGAAAAATATCAATCATATTTTACCTGCGAAAAGGTTCTTCAGCTTACATCAGAAATATCAGTAACGAAAACACTTAACATTTGGGCACCTGGCAGGTTATGTTCTTGACCACATTTAATATCTCTTATTTGGATTAGAATGTATAATTCTACTGCTTTCCTGTAGATAGTACTTCTAACTATTCAACACCACAATTTTTATCCAAAAATTTGGTGAAGTTGAGTCTTACTCTGACACAATGATGAATTGAACATTTTGTGTAACAGGCTAAAAGCTTACACCAGTGATTCATTTAGAAGTGCAGTAAAAGATTATGAATTGTGGTTTGCTAGTGACTCTCTTTTCACCTGGAGAAAAGAAGTAGAGGCAAGTAAATATCTGGCATGTGCATTCCCTGATGGCACTTTATCTGGCCCAACAGACGATGTTAGGGAAAACTTAGTGAAATCGGAGCACTATATATTTCCGTAAGTTTCCTGTTCTAGTTATGAATTACAATATCTATTccttttttcctgtctctcattGTTTTGTCTAAAAGAGGGTCGGTAATAGGCGTGGCTAGCCATCGATAGACCAAAAGAGGGTGAAAGCAGTACCAAGATGATTGACCGCTTGGGAAAT includes the following:
- the LOC113290060 gene encoding uncharacterized protein LOC113290060 isoform X3, whose translation is MYIYKMASVEKKNRFRFAVSVEKKKTHGLAKDITKGKQDWTFLLCYPISVASKRIVGKILTAIEGIGLDIMGMRLMCASAKFLTTHFDRDGRNPCPGDSMLHLTRYPFIAMILVGEDAIEKAHQLTSEKYQSYFTCEKVLQLTSEISVTKTLNIWAPGRLKAYTSDSFRSAVKDYELWFASDSLFTWRKEVEASKYLACAFPDGTLSGPTDDVRENLVKSEHYIFPNFPDIYYKEDLTFVLIRPLAFEKQCVGELVSIIERNSFYTKGLKLVRKSEFPDSKAWPASSSGDEKCEFGIGIAMLVRHILPQIQIVNDGDGCICNDGNIGKIKICSTGYLSPYNAVVE
- the LOC113290060 gene encoding uncharacterized protein LOC113290060 isoform X2; this translates as MYIYKMASVEKKNRFRFAVSVEKKKTHGLAKDITKGKQDWTFLLCYPISVASKRIVGKILTAIEGIGLDIMGMRLMCASAKFLTTHFDRDGRNPCPGDSMLHLTRYPFIAMILVGEDAIEKAHQLTSEKYQSYFTCEKVLQLTSEISVTKTLNIWAPGRLKAYTSDSFRSAVKDYELWFASDSLFTWRKEVEASKYLACAFPDGTLSGPTDDVRENLVKSEHYIFPNFPDIYYKEDLTFVLIRPLAFEKQCVGELVSIIERNSFYTKGLKLVRKSEFPDSKAWPASSSGDEKCEFGIGIAMLVRHILPQIQIVNDGDGCICNDGNIGKIKICRSSLIELQLCNLFWPFTWVLTQ
- the LOC113290060 gene encoding uncharacterized protein LOC113290060 isoform X1; this encodes MYIYKMASVEKKNRFRFAVSVEKKKTHGLAKDITKGKQDWTFLLCYPISVASKRIVGKILTAIEGIGLDIMGMRLMCASAKFLTTHFDRDGRNPCPGDSMLHLTRYPFIAMILVGEDAIEKAHQLTSEKYQSYFTCEKVLQLTSEISVTKTLNIWAPGRLKAYTSDSFRSAVKDYELWFASDSLFTWRKEVEASKYLACAFPDGTLSGPTDDVRENLVKSEHYIFPNFPDIYYKEDLTFVLIRPLAFEKQCVGELVSIIERNSFYTKGLKLVRKSEFPDSKAWPASSSGDEKCEFGIGIAMLVRHILPQIQIVNDGDGCICNDGNIGKIKICSNLIYLGEPGDKTMIREFFEFGAVSWVDPASGANCGGYFVATLSSLQFA